From one Microbacterium sp. 10M-3C3 genomic stretch:
- a CDS encoding TlpA disulfide reductase family protein codes for MIRRRVVAAVTLVAALLLAGCTSSDSLAQQYRNGNEKGYIAGDFQVVEIPAGDRGAPVVFEGVTETGETVSSDDYRGKVLVVNFWYAACGPCIVEAPMLEEVWQDYQDRGVAFLGVNTYDQPATAQSFARDNNVTYPSVIDVNDGRVKLAFAQATPIQATPTTLVIDQEGRVAARIIGQLAGASILSTLVADTLAEDAS; via the coding sequence ATGATCCGCCGCCGAGTCGTTGCCGCCGTGACGCTGGTCGCGGCGCTGCTGCTGGCCGGGTGCACGTCCAGCGACTCGCTCGCGCAGCAGTACCGGAACGGAAACGAGAAAGGCTACATCGCCGGCGACTTCCAGGTCGTCGAGATCCCAGCGGGGGACCGCGGCGCGCCGGTGGTGTTCGAGGGCGTCACCGAGACCGGCGAGACGGTGTCCAGTGACGACTACCGAGGCAAGGTGTTGGTGGTGAACTTCTGGTATGCGGCGTGCGGGCCGTGCATCGTCGAAGCGCCCATGCTCGAGGAGGTCTGGCAGGACTACCAGGATCGGGGTGTCGCGTTCCTTGGGGTGAACACCTACGACCAGCCCGCCACCGCTCAGTCGTTCGCCCGTGACAACAACGTCACCTACCCGAGCGTGATCGACGTGAACGACGGACGGGTGAAGCTCGCGTTCGCGCAGGCAACCCCGATCCAGGCCACCCCGACGACCCTCGTCATCGACCAGGAGGGGCGGGTCGCGGCGCGGATCATCGGGCAGCTGGCCGGTGCGTCGATCCTGTCCACCCTGGTCGCGGACACGCTCGCCGAGGACGCCTCGTGA
- a CDS encoding DUF6804 family protein has protein sequence MMAKQRTPSVYQRNAFAPGLLAAAVLFLAPVLMGGDWFTVVLFVAAILAVIVGWFAVQARQWGWVPVFVVIAVIWNPVFPFPFTGPVWTAAQPVAAVVFLVAGALIKVKRA, from the coding sequence ATGATGGCGAAGCAGCGGACCCCGTCCGTGTATCAGCGCAACGCGTTCGCGCCGGGGCTGCTCGCGGCGGCGGTGTTGTTCCTCGCGCCGGTGCTGATGGGTGGGGACTGGTTCACGGTGGTGCTGTTCGTCGCGGCGATCCTCGCGGTCATCGTGGGGTGGTTCGCGGTCCAGGCGCGGCAGTGGGGGTGGGTGCCGGTGTTCGTCGTGATCGCGGTGATCTGGAACCCGGTGTTTCCGTTCCCGTTCACCGGCCCGGTGTGGACGGCCGCGCAGCCAGTCGCGGCGGTCGTGTTCCTGGTCGCCGGTGCCCTGATCAAGGTCAAGCGCGCATGA
- a CDS encoding cytochrome c biogenesis CcdA family protein, protein MNPGQMVVDGALWVAVPVAILAGLVSFVSPCVLPLVPGYLGYLGSTTTTSVAPAVNGRGIVRAERARLLLGVGLFIAGFTVVFVAVTILGGAFGFLLLQYAGILTRVFGVVIIALGLVFLGFFGIAQRTFRPRAQGRAGLIGAPLLGFALGVGWTPCIGPTLAAIISMSWNLGDPARAGLLGLAYSLGLGIPFLILAAGWGWASRSVAFLRRHIRALNIIGGAMLIALGLLMVTGLWTALMSQLQQVVINVPLPL, encoded by the coding sequence GTGAACCCGGGACAGATGGTCGTCGACGGCGCCCTGTGGGTCGCTGTCCCGGTCGCGATCCTCGCCGGCCTGGTCTCGTTCGTGTCCCCGTGCGTGCTGCCGCTGGTGCCCGGTTACCTCGGCTACCTCGGCAGCACCACCACGACATCCGTGGCCCCCGCGGTGAACGGTAGAGGCATCGTGAGGGCGGAGCGTGCCCGGCTGCTGCTGGGCGTGGGCTTGTTCATCGCCGGGTTCACGGTGGTGTTCGTCGCCGTCACGATCCTCGGCGGCGCCTTCGGGTTCCTGCTGCTGCAGTACGCGGGCATCCTCACTCGTGTGTTCGGGGTCGTCATCATCGCCCTGGGGCTGGTGTTCCTTGGGTTCTTCGGGATCGCGCAGCGCACCTTCCGGCCCCGCGCGCAGGGCAGGGCGGGGTTGATCGGGGCGCCGCTTCTGGGGTTCGCGCTCGGTGTCGGCTGGACGCCGTGCATCGGCCCGACGCTCGCGGCGATCATCTCGATGTCGTGGAACCTCGGCGACCCCGCCCGCGCAGGCCTGCTCGGTCTGGCGTATTCGCTGGGCTTAGGCATCCCGTTCCTGATCCTCGCGGCCGGGTGGGGGTGGGCGTCCCGATCGGTGGCGTTCCTGCGGAGACACATTCGCGCGCTGAACATCATCGGCGGGGCCATGCTCATCGCCCTCGGCCTGCTGATGGTGACGGGGCTGTGGACGGCGCTGATGTCGCAGCTGCAACAGGTGGTGATCAATGTCCCCCTCCCGCTCTGA
- a CDS encoding cytochrome c oxidase assembly protein yields MTTVWIPDAPPTLGGFLTPAPLPAPVLPILAGLLAVVYLAGAIRMWVRSRGWPVWRTVSFLLGCVALAAVTGLAVENYGYALFSVFMFQQLTLMMAIPPLLVLGSPGTLLLRATPHHGPGLLVLRAAHAGLRSRTARWLLSPWLAVPLYLAAFYGLYLANFADPILSTVTGHTLLEVGFLVAGMLFTIPILSSDPLPVRMSHGGRALDVFAEAALHAFFGVFLMMATTTLIDGFAGPTSALGIDPIEDQRLAGGLAWSYGEAPTLLMLIYVMHRWFRDDTAQAVAADRRADAHGDPELDAYNDYLTRLHQKDT; encoded by the coding sequence GTGACGACCGTGTGGATCCCGGATGCCCCGCCGACCCTGGGCGGGTTTCTCACGCCGGCCCCGCTTCCGGCTCCGGTACTGCCGATTCTCGCGGGACTCCTCGCGGTCGTCTATCTTGCTGGCGCGATCCGCATGTGGGTGCGCAGCCGCGGCTGGCCGGTGTGGCGGACGGTCAGCTTCCTGCTCGGCTGCGTCGCCCTTGCCGCGGTAACCGGGCTGGCGGTGGAGAACTACGGGTACGCCTTGTTCTCGGTGTTCATGTTCCAGCAGCTCACCCTGATGATGGCGATCCCGCCGCTGCTGGTCCTCGGCTCTCCCGGCACCCTGCTGTTGCGTGCCACCCCGCACCACGGCCCGGGTCTCCTGGTGCTGCGTGCCGCGCATGCTGGGCTGCGCAGTCGCACCGCGCGGTGGTTGCTCAGCCCGTGGCTGGCGGTGCCCCTCTACCTGGCCGCGTTCTATGGTCTGTACCTGGCGAACTTCGCCGACCCGATCCTGTCCACCGTCACCGGGCATACCCTTCTCGAGGTCGGGTTCCTGGTCGCTGGGATGCTGTTCACCATCCCGATCCTGTCCTCTGACCCGCTGCCGGTGCGGATGAGCCACGGCGGCCGCGCCCTGGACGTGTTCGCCGAAGCCGCCCTGCACGCCTTCTTCGGCGTCTTCCTGATGATGGCCACCACCACCCTCATCGACGGGTTCGCCGGCCCGACGAGCGCGCTGGGCATCGACCCGATCGAAGACCAGCGTCTGGCCGGTGGGCTGGCCTGGTCGTACGGCGAGGCTCCCACCCTGCTGATGCTCATCTACGTGATGCACCGCTGGTTCCGTGACGACACCGCCCAGGCCGTCGCCGCCGACCGCCGCGCCGACGCCCACGGAGATCCCGAGCTCGACGCCTACAACGACTACCTCACCCGCCTCCACCAGAAAGACACCTGA
- a CDS encoding signal peptidase II: protein MSREQSQRFAIACLAAGVVVLVDQATKAAALSGLSQDERIPLLGDLLGLQLAFNPGAILSLGSGFTGLLTLLGVGAVILLIVAAARARTGWWAVGIGLILGGAVGNVIDRLFSPPGFGVGHVTDFLAYGTLFIGNLADVALGAGVIVLGLNIWIRHRRTRTNTADAGVAGGSSPAAGSAVSGS, encoded by the coding sequence ATGAGTCGTGAGCAGTCCCAACGATTCGCGATCGCCTGTCTGGCCGCTGGCGTGGTGGTCCTGGTTGACCAGGCGACGAAAGCGGCCGCACTCAGCGGATTGAGCCAGGACGAGCGCATCCCGCTGCTGGGAGATCTGCTCGGGCTGCAGCTCGCGTTCAACCCGGGCGCAATCCTCTCTCTTGGCTCCGGGTTCACAGGGCTACTCACTCTCCTCGGCGTCGGCGCCGTGATACTGCTGATCGTCGCCGCGGCGCGGGCACGGACGGGATGGTGGGCGGTGGGGATCGGGCTGATCCTGGGCGGCGCGGTCGGAAACGTGATCGACCGGCTGTTCTCCCCGCCGGGCTTCGGGGTCGGGCACGTCACCGACTTCCTCGCCTACGGAACCCTGTTCATCGGAAACCTCGCCGATGTCGCCCTCGGCGCTGGCGTGATCGTGCTCGGCCTGAACATCTGGATCCGACACCGGCGCACCCGCACGAACACAGCGGATGCCGGGGTGGCCGGTGGATCGTCGCCGGCGGCGGGATCGGCGGTGAGCGGGTCATGA
- a CDS encoding cytochrome c biogenesis protein ResB, whose amino-acid sequence MSPSRSDTGTDVTADPLRPGDHADSESATEITQPALGITGWLRWAWRQLTSMRTALVLLLFLAIAAVPGSLFPQRSADPNGVTQWERNNPDVFPLADAVGLFDVYLSPWFSAIYLLLFTSLIGCVIPRAKHHYKALRSRPPRTPARLSRLSEYRELTLPIGEGQTDPASHAIDVAAAQLRRAGYRVERYDARGAASVSAERGYLRETGNLIFHVALVGVLVSVAIGGSFAYTGQRVVVEGTTFVNALSDYSSFNPGRFVDGTGLAPYSLTLDDFQVSYRLPGTPGAGQAGDFSADVTIRQPGQDDRAQSVIVNYPITVGGDRIYLLGNGYAPTLTIRDAAGEVVYSESQPFLPQDSNMTSLGIIKVPDGLPEQVGLVGFFYPTQGVLPSGAFTSVYPDVINPVITLNVFSGDLGIDDGTPRSVYTLEVDGLTQHTGGDTAADSLELTPGATVDLPNGWGTITWEEVTAEEPVKRFASLQIQRDPSSAWVLGFSVLATLGLFAGLFVPRRRLWVKARTTPDGVRVEYAGLARGEDPALPRAVDELAARHAQTLGVDQPAKDTL is encoded by the coding sequence ATGTCCCCCTCCCGCTCTGACACCGGCACCGACGTCACCGCCGACCCGCTGCGCCCCGGCGACCACGCCGACAGCGAATCCGCGACCGAGATCACCCAGCCGGCGCTGGGCATCACGGGCTGGCTGCGGTGGGCGTGGCGGCAGCTGACCAGCATGCGCACCGCGCTGGTGCTGCTGCTGTTTCTCGCCATCGCCGCCGTGCCTGGATCGCTGTTCCCGCAGCGCAGCGCCGACCCCAACGGCGTCACCCAGTGGGAGCGAAACAACCCCGACGTGTTCCCGCTGGCGGATGCGGTGGGCCTGTTCGACGTGTACCTGTCGCCGTGGTTCTCCGCGATCTATCTGCTGCTGTTCACCTCCCTGATCGGTTGCGTGATCCCGCGCGCCAAGCACCACTACAAGGCGCTGCGCTCTCGCCCGCCGCGCACCCCGGCACGCCTATCGCGGCTGTCGGAGTATCGGGAGTTGACCTTGCCGATAGGGGAGGGGCAGACCGACCCGGCCTCCCACGCGATCGACGTCGCGGCAGCGCAGCTGCGGAGAGCCGGATACCGGGTGGAGCGCTACGACGCCCGCGGCGCGGCGTCGGTGTCGGCCGAGCGCGGCTACCTGCGCGAGACCGGCAACCTGATCTTCCACGTCGCCCTCGTGGGCGTGCTCGTCTCCGTGGCGATCGGGGGGTCGTTTGCGTACACGGGGCAGCGGGTGGTGGTGGAGGGCACCACGTTCGTGAACGCCCTCAGCGACTACTCCTCGTTCAACCCCGGCCGGTTCGTCGACGGCACCGGGCTTGCCCCCTACTCGCTCACCCTCGATGACTTCCAGGTCTCCTATCGCCTGCCCGGCACGCCCGGCGCCGGCCAGGCCGGCGACTTCTCCGCCGACGTCACCATCCGCCAGCCCGGGCAGGACGACCGGGCGCAGAGCGTGATCGTGAACTACCCGATCACCGTCGGAGGCGACCGCATCTACTTACTCGGCAATGGGTACGCCCCCACCCTCACCATTCGCGACGCCGCTGGCGAGGTCGTGTACAGCGAGTCGCAGCCGTTCCTGCCGCAGGACTCGAACATGACGTCGCTGGGGATCATCAAGGTCCCGGACGGGTTGCCTGAGCAGGTCGGGCTGGTCGGGTTCTTCTACCCCACCCAGGGGGTGTTGCCCTCCGGCGCGTTCACCTCCGTTTATCCGGACGTGATCAACCCGGTGATCACTCTCAACGTGTTCAGCGGGGATCTCGGCATCGACGACGGCACCCCCCGATCGGTGTATACCCTCGAGGTCGACGGGCTTACCCAGCACACCGGTGGCGACACCGCCGCCGACTCCCTTGAGCTCACCCCCGGCGCCACTGTCGACTTGCCGAACGGGTGGGGCACCATCACCTGGGAGGAAGTCACGGCGGAGGAGCCGGTGAAGCGGTTCGCGTCGCTGCAGATCCAACGCGATCCCAGCAGCGCCTGGGTGCTCGGGTTCTCCGTGCTCGCCACCCTCGGCTTGTTCGCCGGACTGTTCGTGCCCCGCCGGCGGCTCTGGGTGAAAGCCCGCACCACCCCGGATGGTGTGCGCGTCGAGTACGCGGGACTGGCCCGAGGCGAGGACCCCGCTTTGCCGCGCGCGGTCGACGAGCTTGCGGCCCGCCACGCGCAGACCCTTGGCGTAGACCAGCCGGCGAAGGACACGCTGTGA